One window of the Desulfonatronum sp. SC1 genome contains the following:
- a CDS encoding CopG family transcriptional regulator: MEATVKRATVYLDEIVHKALKMKALETSRSISDLVNSAVKNALAEDADDLAAFDNRANEPLLSYDEMLKRLREDGRI; encoded by the coding sequence ATGGAAGCAACAGTCAAGCGCGCCACGGTTTATCTGGATGAGATTGTTCATAAGGCTCTTAAAATGAAGGCGTTGGAGACATCCCGATCCATTTCGGATCTTGTCAATTCCGCCGTGAAAAATGCCCTTGCCGAAGATGCCGATGATCTTGCGGCATTCGACAACCGGGCGAATGAGCCCCTTCTCAGTTATGATGAAATGTTGAAGAGGCTCAGGGAAGATGGCCGGATATAG
- a CDS encoding type II toxin-antitoxin system RelE/ParE family toxin, translating to MAGYSIFFRKSVEKDLSGIPKKDVMKILGRIKDLENDPRPPGSEKLTGQERYRLRQRKYRIVYTIQDDELTVWIVTIGHGKDVYR from the coding sequence ATGGCCGGATATAGCATATTTTTCAGGAAATCCGTGGAAAAAGACCTTTCCGGCATTCCGAAAAAGGATGTCATGAAAATCCTTGGTCGCATCAAAGACCTGGAAAACGACCCTCGCCCGCCAGGAAGCGAAAAGTTGACGGGACAGGAACGGTACCGCCTGCGCCAAAGAAAATACCGCATCGTTTATACCATCCAGGATGATGAACTCACTGTATGGATTGTCACGATTGGTCACGGGAAAGATGTTTATCGTTGA
- a CDS encoding 5-formyltetrahydrofolate cyclo-ligase translates to MDKAALRRGLRVRREASAAAPAVHELIHHQVRGLPEWARILGGSRTVLVYLPLPGEVDTWPLIRELWGRGARTLAPCCCPERSGEMDFLEFQSADELVPGRYDILEPDRQICRLCAPRDADAVLVPALAFDRDGYRLGFGGGYYDRLLSRLDPHILAIGLTFHDTLLDRLPREAHDQPVRVVCTERETIRPQR, encoded by the coding sequence ATGGACAAGGCCGCGCTGCGCCGCGGGTTGCGGGTTCGGCGCGAGGCGTCGGCCGCGGCCCCGGCGGTCCACGAACTAATTCACCACCAGGTTCGCGGCCTGCCCGAGTGGGCCCGGATACTCGGCGGGTCGCGGACCGTCCTGGTTTATCTGCCTTTGCCGGGCGAAGTGGACACGTGGCCGCTGATTCGAGAACTCTGGGGCCGGGGTGCGCGCACCCTGGCCCCTTGTTGTTGTCCGGAGCGCTCCGGGGAAATGGATTTTCTGGAGTTTCAATCCGCGGACGAGCTTGTGCCCGGTCGCTACGACATCCTGGAGCCGGACCGCCAGATCTGCCGCCTCTGCGCCCCGCGCGACGCGGACGCCGTGCTGGTCCCGGCCCTGGCCTTTGACCGCGACGGATACCGGCTGGGCTTCGGCGGCGGCTACTACGACCGCCTGCTCTCCCGGCTCGATCCGCACATCCTGGCCATCGGCCTGACCTTTCACGACACCCTACTGGACCGCCTGCCCCGGGAAGCCCACGACCAGCCCGTGCGCGTCGTCTGCACGGAGCGGGAAACCATCCGTCCCCAGCGATGA
- the murA gene encoding UDP-N-acetylglucosamine 1-carboxyvinyltransferase, whose amino-acid sequence MDKLVIEGNVPLRGRIRVSGSKNAALPILLACILAEGPIHLRNVPKLKDIATTLQLLRLLGCEAEQNGETVVTCVGANLIPEAPYELVRTMRASVLCLGPLLARLGKAEVALPGGCAIGSRPVDLHLRGLERMGATFELEAGNIVGRCDRLKGAHINFDFPTVGGTENLLMAASLAEGETILENAAREPEVTNLADFLNACGAKIEGQGTSIIRVQGVERLTGAEFSVMPDRIEAGTYLVAAVITDGELYLENCSMADLDAVVYKLREMGVWIQEGKSGILAKRGTRLVGVDVMTQPFPGFPTDMQAQLMTLMGLADGSGTIKETIFENRFMHVQELVRMGARIKVSGQNALVRGVDHYVGAPVMASDLRASASLVLAGLAAKGTTEVRRIYHLDRGYEDLEAKLSQVGARIRRVAQ is encoded by the coding sequence TTGGATAAACTGGTTATTGAAGGGAATGTTCCCTTGCGCGGTCGAATCCGGGTCAGCGGGTCGAAAAACGCGGCCCTGCCCATTTTATTGGCCTGCATCCTGGCCGAGGGCCCGATCCACCTGCGCAACGTCCCCAAACTCAAGGACATCGCCACGACCCTCCAACTGCTGCGCCTGTTGGGCTGCGAGGCTGAGCAGAACGGCGAGACCGTGGTCACCTGCGTGGGGGCGAACCTGATTCCCGAGGCCCCCTATGAATTGGTGCGCACCATGCGCGCCTCGGTGCTCTGCCTGGGGCCGCTGCTGGCCCGGCTGGGCAAGGCCGAGGTGGCCCTGCCCGGCGGGTGCGCCATCGGCTCCCGTCCGGTGGACCTGCACCTGCGCGGCCTGGAACGGATGGGGGCCACGTTCGAGCTGGAGGCCGGAAACATCGTCGGTCGGTGCGACCGGCTCAAGGGGGCGCACATCAATTTCGACTTCCCCACGGTGGGCGGGACGGAAAACCTGCTCATGGCCGCCAGCCTGGCTGAAGGCGAAACCATCCTGGAAAACGCGGCCCGGGAGCCCGAGGTGACCAATCTAGCCGATTTTCTGAACGCCTGCGGCGCGAAGATCGAGGGCCAGGGCACCAGCATCATCCGTGTCCAGGGCGTGGAGCGGCTCACCGGGGCCGAGTTCAGCGTCATGCCGGATCGGATCGAGGCCGGAACATACCTGGTGGCCGCGGTGATCACGGACGGAGAACTCTATCTGGAGAACTGCTCCATGGCCGACCTGGACGCCGTGGTTTACAAGCTGCGGGAAATGGGGGTCTGGATCCAGGAGGGCAAGAGCGGGATTCTGGCCAAGCGCGGGACCAGGCTGGTGGGCGTGGACGTGATGACCCAGCCCTTTCCCGGCTTCCCCACGGACATGCAGGCTCAGCTCATGACCTTGATGGGCCTGGCCGACGGCTCCGGGACGATCAAGGAAACCATCTTCGAGAATCGCTTCATGCACGTTCAGGAACTGGTCCGAATGGGCGCGCGGATCAAGGTCTCCGGCCAGAACGCGCTGGTTCGGGGCGTGGACCACTATGTCGGCGCCCCGGTCATGGCCTCGGACCTGCGGGCCAGCGCCTCCCTGGTCCTGGCCGGTCTCGCGGCCAAGGGGACCACGGAAGTCCGGCGAATCTATCACCTGGACCGGGGCTACGAGGACCTGGAAGCCAAACTGTCCCAGGTAGGGGCTCGAATTCGCCGCGTGGCCCAATAA
- a CDS encoding cytochrome c biogenesis protein CcdA, with translation MFGGCLLLLIVLGTGIGPWERPARGDAVPAPYSSRLETYVLSDALGSLPAGATVGVYWVTPAPGWYAYGHEPGPTGMPTTLQAMLEPGEKYLQVFYPPGIVIEDSLEPGVMVEAFKEATPLFVALPGEEVLQERDVLHIHLRMLLCSDRSCWPIDLREEHEVADLLERTRHASGSEPDWTEQLSAAIPGATTTPFVRPGAASGLVTEPTLVEFAPDRLEPVSFQPGLEVRGLGKALLLALLGGLILNLTPCVLPVVSLKLRGLIPDASSGDLESQRKAFRDHNQLFALGILTFFMILAFLLSLTGMVWGQIFQSPTTVIVLATLLLALSLSLFGVFNLPVIDLKMGRKGETSLSNEGQAYFTGMLATLLATPCSGPFLGGVLAWTLIQPPLVVAGVFFCVGLGMAAPYFVVSFFPNLVRFLPRPGNWTLYLEKALGFLLLATCIYLLTFLPGEFLFPVLILFWATGMASWIWGGWTNLSHSALRRWSIRAGALVLVLAAGGWALTAKPVSSDWELFSAELYVQALGADRMLVEFTAEWCPNCKFLEKTVLTPGNLAPFQDKYGLRLVKVDLTHDSPDGMALLRGLGSQSIPLVAIFDRGESAERPVILRDLFTLGQLEQALEKAFHQR, from the coding sequence TTGTTTGGTGGTTGCCTGTTGCTGCTGATCGTTCTCGGGACCGGCATTGGTCCTTGGGAGCGTCCGGCTCGCGGTGATGCTGTCCCGGCTCCCTATTCATCCAGGTTGGAAACGTATGTCCTGAGCGACGCCCTTGGTTCACTGCCCGCGGGCGCGACGGTGGGAGTGTACTGGGTGACTCCGGCGCCGGGCTGGTACGCTTACGGACACGAGCCCGGTCCCACCGGCATGCCGACCACGTTGCAGGCCATGCTTGAGCCGGGGGAGAAATACTTGCAAGTGTTCTATCCTCCCGGAATCGTCATTGAGGACAGTCTCGAACCAGGCGTGATGGTGGAGGCCTTCAAGGAGGCCACGCCGCTTTTCGTCGCTTTGCCCGGCGAAGAGGTTTTACAGGAACGTGACGTTCTTCATATCCACCTGAGGATGCTGCTGTGCTCGGATCGAAGTTGCTGGCCCATTGATCTGCGCGAAGAGCACGAGGTCGCCGACCTTCTGGAGCGAACGCGTCATGCTTCGGGGAGCGAACCGGACTGGACCGAGCAACTGTCGGCGGCGATCCCTGGAGCCACGACGACCCCGTTTGTTCGACCCGGCGCCGCGAGCGGTTTGGTCACGGAACCGACCCTCGTCGAATTCGCTCCGGATCGGCTCGAACCCGTCTCCTTTCAGCCGGGGCTGGAGGTTCGCGGGTTGGGCAAGGCCTTGCTGTTGGCCCTGCTCGGGGGATTGATCCTGAACTTGACTCCCTGCGTGCTGCCCGTGGTCAGCCTGAAGCTGCGCGGCCTGATTCCGGATGCCTCCTCCGGGGATCTGGAAAGCCAGCGCAAGGCGTTCCGGGATCACAATCAACTCTTCGCCCTGGGCATTTTGACGTTTTTCATGATTCTGGCGTTTCTGCTCTCCCTGACCGGGATGGTCTGGGGCCAGATATTTCAAAGCCCGACCACGGTCATCGTCCTGGCCACGTTGCTGCTGGCCTTGAGCCTGAGCCTGTTCGGCGTCTTCAATCTTCCGGTGATCGACCTGAAAATGGGCCGCAAGGGAGAAACTTCATTGTCCAACGAAGGGCAGGCGTATTTTACGGGGATGCTGGCCACGCTTTTGGCCACTCCGTGCAGCGGACCGTTTTTGGGCGGAGTCCTGGCCTGGACCCTGATCCAGCCGCCCCTGGTGGTGGCGGGAGTGTTCTTCTGCGTGGGTCTGGGCATGGCCGCTCCGTACTTCGTGGTCAGCTTCTTTCCCAACTTGGTCCGCTTCCTGCCCAGGCCCGGCAACTGGACGCTTTACCTGGAAAAAGCCCTGGGCTTTCTGCTCCTGGCCACCTGCATCTACCTGCTGACCTTCCTGCCCGGAGAGTTCCTGTTTCCGGTGCTGATTTTGTTCTGGGCCACGGGCATGGCCTCCTGGATTTGGGGAGGATGGACGAATCTGTCGCATTCCGCGTTGCGACGCTGGTCGATTCGGGCCGGGGCTCTGGTTCTGGTGCTGGCCGCCGGAGGCTGGGCCTTGACCGCCAAGCCCGTGTCCAGCGACTGGGAGCTGTTTTCCGCTGAACTGTACGTCCAGGCGCTGGGCGCGGACAGGATGCTCGTGGAATTTACCGCCGAATGGTGCCCGAACTGCAAGTTCCTGGAAAAAACCGTGCTCACTCCGGGCAATCTCGCCCCGTTTCAGGACAAGTACGGCCTGCGCCTGGTCAAGGTGGACCTGACCCATGACAGCCCGGACGGGATGGCCCTGTTGCGGGGCCTGGGCAGCCAAAGCATCCCCCTGGTGGCGATCTTTGATCGCGGCGAATCGGCGGAGCGACCGGTGATTCTCAGGGACCTCTTCACCTTGGGACAATTGGAGCAGGCTCTGGAGAAGGCTTTTCATCAACGGTGA
- a CDS encoding polyphenol oxidase family protein — protein sequence MIIIPFAFPSLPNIKAAFTTRLGGVSQEPCAEANLSWEVGDEDARVLANRRILQRRLGFDHWFETRQVHGVEMVIDPGPGTGAGPGAGTGTETGTDDISLGPTLEADGSATSRAGLALIVKTADCQPILLAHRDGGHVAALHCGWRGNRQDFPQKGVAAFCQAYGLRPEDILAVRGPSLGPSASEFVNFDLEWGDAFRDYFNPATKTVDLWRLTRDQLLTAGLRPDHIFGLDLCTANLPETFFSYRRDKITGRQVGLIWIA from the coding sequence ATGATCATCATCCCTTTCGCATTTCCCAGCCTGCCGAACATCAAGGCGGCCTTCACCACACGGCTGGGCGGCGTGAGCCAAGAGCCTTGCGCCGAGGCCAATCTGTCCTGGGAAGTGGGGGACGAGGACGCCCGGGTCCTGGCCAACCGCCGGATTCTGCAACGCCGACTGGGCTTCGACCACTGGTTCGAGACCAGACAAGTGCATGGCGTGGAGATGGTCATCGACCCAGGCCCGGGAACGGGCGCAGGACCAGGCGCGGGAACGGGCACGGAAACCGGAACGGACGACATCTCCCTAGGCCCAACCCTGGAGGCCGACGGTTCGGCCACCTCCCGCGCCGGTCTGGCCCTGATCGTGAAAACCGCGGACTGCCAGCCCATCCTCCTGGCCCACCGGGACGGGGGGCACGTGGCGGCCCTGCACTGCGGCTGGCGCGGCAACCGCCAGGACTTCCCCCAAAAAGGCGTGGCCGCGTTCTGCCAAGCCTACGGCCTGCGGCCCGAGGATATCCTGGCCGTGCGCGGCCCCAGCCTGGGGCCCTCGGCCAGTGAATTCGTCAATTTTGACTTGGAATGGGGCGACGCATTCCGGGACTACTTCAACCCCGCGACCAAAACCGTGGATCTCTGGCGGCTGACCCGGGACCAACTCCTGACCGCCGGCCTGCGCCCGGACCACATCTTCGGTCTGGACCTCTGCACCGCCAACCTGCCCGAAACCTTCTTCTCCTATCGCCGCGACAAGATCACCGGCCGTCAGGTCGGACTGATCTGGATCGCCTGA
- the ahcY gene encoding adenosylhomocysteinase → MTRFLDTTTDCKVRDMSLAQWGRQEIEIAETEMPGLMALREEFGPSKPLKGARIAGCLHMTIQTAVLIETLIHLGAEVRWSSCNIFSTQDHAASAIAAAGIPVFAWKGETEEEYWWCVDQTIQGPDGWTPNMLLDDGGDLTQVLHEKRPEIMAGVRGLSEETTTGVHRLYQMEKVGTLKCPAFNVNDSVTKSKFDNLYGCRESLADGIKRATDVMVAGKVVVVAGYGDVGKGCAQAMRGLGARVLITEVDPIIALQAAMEGYQVLTMEEAAPLGDIFVTATGCRDVVTRAHMDVMKNQSIVCNIGHFDLEIDVAGIRELNWINIKPQVDHIEFPDGKRIILLAEGRLVNLGCATGHPSFVMSASFTNQVIAQIELWTNPDKYENKVYVLPKLLDEKVARLHLGKLGVGLTTLTTAQADYLGVSLDGPYKPDYYRY, encoded by the coding sequence ATGACCAGATTTCTTGACACCACCACGGACTGCAAGGTTCGCGACATGTCCCTGGCCCAATGGGGCCGCCAGGAGATCGAGATCGCGGAAACCGAGATGCCCGGGCTGATGGCCCTGCGCGAAGAGTTCGGCCCGTCCAAGCCCCTGAAGGGCGCGCGCATCGCCGGTTGCCTGCATATGACCATCCAGACCGCGGTGCTCATCGAAACCCTGATCCACCTGGGCGCGGAGGTCCGGTGGAGTTCCTGCAACATCTTCTCCACCCAGGACCACGCCGCCTCGGCCATTGCCGCCGCCGGGATTCCGGTTTTCGCCTGGAAGGGCGAAACCGAGGAGGAATACTGGTGGTGCGTGGATCAGACCATCCAGGGCCCGGACGGCTGGACCCCGAACATGCTCCTGGACGACGGCGGGGACCTGACCCAGGTGCTGCATGAGAAGCGCCCGGAAATCATGGCGGGTGTGCGCGGCCTGTCCGAGGAAACCACCACCGGCGTGCACCGGCTCTATCAGATGGAAAAGGTCGGCACTCTGAAGTGCCCGGCCTTCAACGTCAACGATTCCGTGACCAAGAGCAAGTTCGACAACCTCTACGGCTGCCGGGAGTCCCTGGCCGACGGGATCAAGCGGGCCACGGACGTGATGGTGGCCGGCAAGGTCGTTGTGGTGGCCGGATACGGAGACGTGGGCAAGGGCTGCGCCCAGGCCATGCGCGGCCTGGGGGCCCGGGTGCTGATCACGGAGGTCGACCCGATCATCGCCCTGCAGGCGGCCATGGAAGGCTACCAGGTGCTGACCATGGAAGAGGCCGCGCCGCTGGGCGATATCTTCGTCACGGCCACGGGCTGCCGGGACGTTGTCACCCGTGCGCACATGGACGTGATGAAGAACCAATCCATTGTCTGCAACATCGGTCACTTCGACCTGGAAATCGACGTGGCCGGGATTCGCGAGCTGAACTGGATCAACATCAAGCCCCAGGTGGACCACATCGAGTTCCCGGACGGCAAGCGGATCATCCTTTTGGCCGAGGGACGGCTGGTCAACCTGGGCTGCGCCACGGGCCACCCCTCCTTCGTGATGTCCGCCTCCTTCACCAACCAGGTCATCGCCCAGATCGAACTGTGGACCAACCCCGACAAGTACGAGAACAAGGTTTACGTCCTGCCCAAGCTGCTGGACGAGAAGGTGGCCCGGTTGCATCTGGGCAAACTGGGCGTGGGGCTGACCACTCTGACCACGGCCCAGGCCGACTATCTGGGCGTGTCTCTGGACGGCCCCTACAAGCCGGACTACTATCGCTACTAA